A segment of the Solanum stenotomum isolate F172 unplaced genomic scaffold, ASM1918654v1 scaffold25681, whole genome shotgun sequence genome:
ATAGACTTAAACCTCGTTCCTACGCAAACTGATCAATTCAATCAAACTATCACTCATAAAATTCAAACtcctcttatttttatttttattttggtaaCTAAACTCCTCTTATTAGACAATCATGATATATACTTTTAATCACAAATCAAAATTCTTTATACAGTAATCAATTtctcttaataaaaatacacaCAAAGGATCAAGTATACTttataacaaagaaaaaaaaacttataattaaCTACTACATAATATTACAAGCATTTGGATTTTCATCACTAAACATAAGTGAATATTGTTCTTCAACAGGATTTAAGTGAGCAATAGAAGGATCAGCAGTTGCCCTTACAAAATTAGGAGGTGCCTTTTTGTCATAAACACCAGCAGCATAAGGATGTGCCACCATACTATATGGCACATATGGCCAGATCTCACATTTTTTACCAGTGGATTGTGCTGCCTTCAACACTTTCTTTGGCTCCACAAATCCTGTTACTGTTGCTTTCTGTTGCTTTAAGTCCACATCCACTGATTTTGCACCTATTCAAAAATTCAcacacaattaa
Coding sequences within it:
- the LOC125851437 gene encoding heavy metal-associated isoprenylated plant protein 24-like; translation: MGVSGTLEYLSEVLSNVKKSKKKKQIATVSIKIRMDCEGCARKVKNALSKVKGAKSVDVDLKQQKATVTGFVEPKKVLKAAQSTGKKCEIWPYVPYSMVAHPYAAGVYDKKAPPNFVRATADPSIAHLNPVEEQYSLMFSDENPNACNIM